A genomic segment from Gemmatimonadaceae bacterium encodes:
- a CDS encoding alpha-1,2-fucosyltransferase: MRKPRKIVVRLKGGLGNQMFQYAAAFAVAARNGMELVVDTRTGFARDRLYRRSFSLDKFNVSDRHASFYEQMPFWLEAIADRFIPRARDFSGNRPWGLHIVEKQFQIYPELISRRYDRSIWLDGGWQTEKYFEEMGEPVADRFRIPEPREEKFVALVSEIRQRNAIAIGIRLYEEAPPGAHDAAPFSFYEQAARRVANDVENPVFYLFCTMREPIDGKLDLPGDIRYVTHDDGYTGELNRLWLLTRFRCHVISNSSFYWWGAWLAEKTLPEVRVWAADLFPNPETIPERWEQLEVLGPKTVQERCRSPSSVQEAR, translated from the coding sequence ATGCGTAAGCCACGCAAGATAGTCGTCAGGCTCAAGGGAGGGCTGGGTAACCAGATGTTCCAGTATGCGGCCGCTTTTGCCGTGGCCGCAAGAAATGGCATGGAGCTGGTGGTCGACACGAGGACCGGGTTCGCCAGGGACCGGTTGTATCGGCGGAGTTTTTCCCTGGACAAGTTCAACGTCAGTGATCGCCACGCGTCATTCTATGAGCAAATGCCTTTCTGGCTGGAGGCGATCGCCGACCGGTTTATTCCTCGAGCACGAGATTTCTCCGGGAACCGGCCATGGGGTCTGCACATCGTCGAGAAGCAATTCCAGATTTACCCGGAACTAATATCGCGGAGATACGATCGCAGCATCTGGCTCGATGGGGGCTGGCAAACCGAGAAATACTTCGAAGAGATGGGTGAGCCGGTCGCGGACAGGTTCAGGATCCCCGAACCCCGGGAAGAGAAATTCGTCGCGCTCGTCAGTGAGATAAGGCAGCGAAACGCGATCGCGATAGGGATTCGTCTTTACGAGGAAGCACCGCCGGGCGCGCACGACGCGGCACCCTTCTCGTTCTACGAACAGGCGGCGCGCAGGGTCGCAAATGATGTCGAGAACCCGGTGTTCTATCTGTTCTGCACGATGCGCGAGCCGATAGACGGCAAACTCGACCTTCCCGGTGATATCCGTTACGTCACGCACGACGACGGCTACACCGGGGAGCTCAACAGGCTTTGGTTGCTGACCCGATTCCGGTGCCACGTTATCTCGAATAGCTCGTTCTACTGGTGGGGCGCTTGGCTGGCCGAAAAGACGCTGCCGGAAGTAAGAGTCTGGGCGGCTGATCTCTTCCCGAATCCGGAAACGATTCCCGAGCGGTGGGAGCAGTTGGAGGTCTTGGGTCCGAAAACAGTTCAGGAGAGGTGCCGCTCCCCGAGCTCGGTGCAGGAGGCCCGATGA
- a CDS encoding NAD-dependent epimerase/dehydratase family protein: protein MQSRRIDLRRRPENLIQKTLVTGANGLIGSEVVSHFAFEGHDVHGLDNNMRADFFGPQGDTRWNQARLLRQYRNYRHHEIDLRNRETVVALLRMLRPELVVHCAAQPSHDLAASRPFDDFDVNAVGTLNLLEATRRHAPEAVFVHMSTNKVYGDAPNEIDLVELEKRWDYADPAYAKGIPETFRIDRSKHSLFGASKVAADVMVQEYGRYFGMQTCCLRGGCLTGPSHSGVELHGFLSYLVKVNLEEKLYRVFGYKGKQVRDNIHSHDVATFIAAFAANPRSGEVYNLGGGRRNSCSILEAFDMVELLTDKKMIYEYVEKNREGDHICYISDLGKMKNHYPGWDITITLERIFEDIVEGWYGRHA, encoded by the coding sequence ATGCAGAGCCGGCGAATTGACCTTCGACGGAGACCCGAGAACCTGATACAGAAAACGCTGGTCACGGGCGCCAATGGTCTCATTGGAAGCGAGGTGGTTTCTCATTTCGCGTTCGAAGGACACGATGTTCACGGCCTCGATAATAACATGCGGGCGGACTTCTTCGGTCCGCAGGGAGACACTCGCTGGAATCAGGCGCGCCTTCTCCGCCAGTACCGAAATTACCGGCACCACGAAATCGACTTGAGAAACCGGGAAACGGTCGTCGCCCTGTTGCGGATGTTGCGACCAGAGCTTGTTGTACACTGCGCTGCTCAGCCAAGCCACGACCTCGCAGCCTCGCGGCCCTTCGACGATTTCGACGTGAATGCCGTCGGAACTCTAAACCTGCTTGAGGCAACCCGGAGACACGCGCCAGAGGCAGTGTTTGTCCACATGTCGACCAACAAGGTTTACGGCGACGCCCCCAATGAGATCGATCTTGTCGAGCTCGAGAAGCGGTGGGACTACGCAGATCCCGCCTACGCAAAGGGAATTCCCGAAACCTTCCGCATCGACCGATCGAAGCATTCGCTTTTCGGTGCCTCGAAGGTAGCCGCCGATGTCATGGTTCAGGAGTACGGTCGTTATTTCGGAATGCAGACCTGCTGTCTTCGCGGCGGTTGCCTGACTGGTCCGAGTCACTCAGGCGTCGAGCTGCACGGTTTCCTCAGCTATCTGGTCAAAGTCAATCTCGAAGAAAAGCTATACCGGGTCTTTGGGTACAAGGGCAAACAGGTTCGCGATAATATCCACTCTCACGATGTCGCCACGTTCATCGCCGCATTTGCGGCGAACCCCCGCAGCGGCGAGGTTTACAATCTCGGTGGAGGACGCCGGAATTCATGCTCGATTCTGGAAGCGTTCGACATGGTGGAGCTCCTGACCGACAAGAAAATGATCTACGAATACGTCGAGAAAAATCGCGAGGGAGACCACATCTGTTACATATCCGATCTCGGAAAGATGAAAAATCATTATCCCGGCTGGGATATCACGATCACTCTTGAAAGAATCTTCGAGGACATCGTGGAGGGCTGGTACGGACGCCATGCGTAA
- a CDS encoding lipopolysaccharide biosynthesis protein translates to MRTERVRRLSREGVWILLGQVLAVAGLLVGVRLTTEMLDAGEYGELALGMTLAILINQIVLGPLLNGVTRFYTPAAEQGELRGYLRAVRRLFSESAGIIALVAVLTFAGLLITGRAQWIALAAAAFVFAMLSGYSSILNAVQNAARRRSIVALHQGAESWARFGAAAVLMLSVGATSSAAMAGYAMGSALVLCSQYLFLRKINQGDQGSVDASARAWRRSMWEYSWPFSAYGMFTWAQLASDRWALELFSTTGDVGLYAVLFQLGTYPVAMATTMAMQLFIPILYQRAGDGTDRRRNAGVNRLSWRLGWMALGVTGVAFLLSLVLHGLIFRIFVAPEYRSVSHLLPWMMLAGGAFAAGQAISFDLMSQMKTRKLIPVKVVTGMLGIAANFAGAYWYGVAGVVGAAIVFSISYLVWMAALSKHEAGGERR, encoded by the coding sequence TTGCGAACCGAGCGGGTCCGGCGTCTCTCGAGAGAGGGCGTCTGGATCCTACTAGGCCAGGTACTGGCCGTCGCCGGTCTGCTGGTTGGCGTGCGCCTGACTACCGAAATGCTCGATGCCGGCGAATACGGCGAGCTGGCACTCGGGATGACTCTGGCCATCCTGATCAACCAGATTGTTCTCGGACCTCTGCTCAACGGGGTGACCCGGTTCTACACACCGGCGGCCGAGCAAGGCGAGCTGCGAGGTTATCTGCGCGCCGTCCGCCGTCTTTTCTCGGAGTCAGCAGGGATCATTGCGCTGGTAGCCGTCCTGACATTCGCGGGGCTGCTGATCACGGGCCGGGCGCAGTGGATCGCCCTCGCGGCGGCGGCGTTCGTCTTCGCGATGCTCAGCGGATACAGCTCCATTCTGAACGCCGTTCAGAATGCCGCTCGGCGGCGTTCCATCGTAGCGCTTCATCAGGGGGCTGAGTCATGGGCTCGTTTCGGCGCGGCAGCAGTTTTGATGCTGTCGGTGGGGGCCACGAGTTCCGCGGCGATGGCCGGCTATGCGATGGGAAGCGCTCTCGTGCTGTGCTCGCAGTACCTGTTCCTTCGCAAGATCAACCAGGGAGATCAAGGCAGTGTGGACGCATCCGCGCGCGCCTGGCGGCGGAGTATGTGGGAGTATTCCTGGCCTTTCTCGGCCTATGGAATGTTCACATGGGCTCAGCTGGCTTCAGATCGATGGGCGCTGGAGCTTTTTTCGACCACCGGAGACGTGGGATTGTACGCCGTACTCTTTCAGCTTGGTACCTACCCGGTTGCGATGGCCACCACGATGGCGATGCAGCTGTTCATTCCCATATTGTACCAGCGAGCGGGGGATGGCACAGACAGGCGCCGAAATGCTGGCGTGAACAGGCTCAGCTGGCGCCTTGGCTGGATGGCGCTGGGCGTGACCGGCGTCGCCTTTCTGCTATCTCTTGTACTGCACGGGTTGATCTTTCGGATTTTCGTAGCGCCCGAATATCGGTCGGTGTCGCATCTGCTCCCCTGGATGATGCTTGCTGGAGGAGCATTTGCGGCCGGACAGGCCATTTCCTTTGACCTGATGAGCCAGATGAAAACCCGCAAGTTGATCCCGGTCAAGGTCGTCACCGGCATGCTTGGTATCGCTGCGAACTTCGCCGGTGCATATTGGTATGGGGTCGCCGGTGTCGTCGGCGCCGCAATCGTTTTCTCCATATCCTATCTTGTGTGGATGGCGGCGCTTTCGAAACATGAGGCTGGAGGAGAACGCAGGTAG
- a CDS encoding acyltransferase — protein sequence MTTPFTRQRAYSLDVVRGLAASSVLVLHWSLWTSQAVGRDAQSTAISALARVLSLGWKGAGIHPGVVIFIVLSGFCIHLPVAAGLERTERSGFWSNFALRRFVRIYPVYVVGLALGLMSALIVAEPSITRDGLLISWSGTGALAQLAAIAGSSWPKDVWAGNGPLSTVAVEMLLYCAYPGLLVLARRIGATVVSALALLLYIVWASLAFHGISAELLHGTFLEFLLYWVLGAVAVEFAIYEMRAPVRRTGRWRVAAIVSASAYLAYNLLIEVRGAHFGGTLLLAICASITLGLLVLEETRLETDSRWRRLLEVCGRIGERSYSLYVVHTPVLVLFIWWWSAASAPVVRWGSLGLVLLMAELCFRAVERPCHRLARRLRHDSVANVTSVPAVSQPR from the coding sequence TTGACGACACCTTTCACACGCCAGCGAGCATACTCCCTGGACGTAGTGCGCGGCCTCGCTGCCTCATCTGTTCTGGTCCTGCACTGGAGTCTCTGGACGAGTCAGGCGGTCGGCCGTGACGCGCAGAGTACAGCAATCAGCGCCCTGGCGCGGGTGCTGTCACTTGGCTGGAAAGGCGCTGGAATTCACCCGGGCGTGGTCATTTTCATCGTCCTGAGCGGGTTCTGCATCCATCTCCCGGTGGCGGCTGGTCTGGAGCGGACGGAGCGCAGTGGATTCTGGAGCAATTTTGCGCTCAGGCGTTTTGTGAGAATCTACCCTGTCTACGTGGTGGGCTTGGCGCTGGGACTCATGTCCGCGCTTATAGTCGCAGAGCCTTCGATCACACGCGACGGTCTCCTGATTTCGTGGTCTGGTACAGGAGCGCTGGCCCAGCTTGCTGCAATCGCCGGTTCTAGTTGGCCCAAGGACGTCTGGGCCGGAAACGGGCCATTGTCGACCGTGGCCGTGGAGATGCTTCTCTACTGCGCGTATCCCGGTCTGCTCGTTCTCGCTCGACGAATCGGAGCAACGGTGGTCAGCGCTCTTGCCCTACTTCTCTATATAGTTTGGGCATCCCTTGCATTTCACGGCATATCGGCTGAGCTCTTGCACGGTACGTTTCTCGAATTCCTCCTCTATTGGGTTCTTGGCGCCGTAGCGGTGGAGTTCGCCATTTACGAGATGCGAGCACCGGTCAGGAGAACTGGCAGGTGGAGAGTGGCGGCCATTGTCAGTGCATCTGCCTATCTCGCCTACAATCTCCTCATAGAGGTAAGGGGTGCTCATTTCGGTGGTACGCTTCTCCTCGCAATCTGCGCCTCCATCACCCTCGGGCTATTGGTGCTCGAGGAAACACGCCTTGAAACCGATTCGCGTTGGCGCCGGCTCCTGGAAGTCTGCGGGCGGATCGGCGAGCGGAGCTACAGCCTGTACGTGGTTCATACCCCGGTCCTCGTCCTCTTTATCTGGTGGTGGAGCGCGGCGTCTGCACCAGTGGTACGGTGGGGCTCGCTGGGGCTCGTCCTCTTAATGGCGGAACTGTGCTTCCGCGCCGTGGAACGGCCCTGCCACCGGCTCGCGCGGAGGCTGCGGCACGACAGTGTCGCCAACGTCACGAGCGTCCCGGCGGTGTCTCAACCGCGATGA
- a CDS encoding polysaccharide deacetylase family protein: MRDSLRRLARDTVINALSLVPRAQVTSWIRFPYYHYVFDDERVGFATQLRWFRNRGEFISLDDAVACLKSGQRIDGRYFCITFDDGFKNCLTNAVPALSNMGATAAFFLPTRFIDSPVNDPGLIRRVSNGGDSVPDFLNWNECRAMAAAGMTIGSHTVNHVILSAMAEGAVERELRDSKTTIEREVRKPCDHFSCPRGRPGFDFMPDREPGIAERVGYRSFLTTQRGSIHRMSRPFLLERDHLLAEWGTAQLRYFFSR; the protein is encoded by the coding sequence ATGCGAGACAGCCTCCGCCGCCTCGCCCGCGACACTGTCATCAATGCGCTTTCTCTGGTGCCGCGTGCCCAGGTCACTAGCTGGATACGATTCCCATACTATCACTATGTTTTTGACGATGAGCGGGTCGGTTTCGCGACGCAGCTCCGCTGGTTCCGCAATCGGGGCGAGTTCATTTCACTCGACGATGCCGTGGCTTGCCTTAAGTCCGGGCAACGAATAGATGGAAGATACTTCTGCATTACCTTCGACGACGGGTTTAAAAATTGCCTGACGAACGCGGTTCCGGCCCTCTCGAACATGGGAGCTACAGCAGCCTTCTTTCTGCCGACCAGGTTCATCGACAGCCCGGTCAATGATCCGGGTTTGATTCGCCGAGTCAGTAACGGTGGTGACAGTGTGCCGGATTTCCTGAACTGGAATGAATGCCGCGCGATGGCGGCTGCCGGCATGACGATCGGCTCACACACCGTCAACCACGTCATCCTCTCGGCGATGGCAGAGGGGGCGGTCGAGCGGGAGCTGCGCGACTCGAAGACCACCATCGAGCGCGAAGTCAGGAAGCCGTGCGATCACTTTTCCTGTCCACGCGGCAGGCCTGGTTTCGATTTCATGCCGGACCGCGAGCCCGGAATTGCGGAGCGCGTGGGGTACCGGTCTTTTCTGACCACACAACGAGGCAGTATCCATCGAATGAGTCGGCCCTTCCTGCTCGAACGGGACCATCTGCTGGCCGAGTGGGGAACTGCTCAACTCCGTTACTTTTTCTCCCGGTAG
- a CDS encoding methyltransferase domain-containing protein, with the protein MQLRRDWSRPSLRSDDRFPLHSQVEIRSSCGSRLVEMEEKSWQEVYLERFYSSKPGWLDGITEFHRLCTASIPAGSAILEIGSGPSNPTSRFLSTLGRVTGVDVDREVLTNDALDTALVLSNDTYPVPDAAFDACVSDYVIEHMKDPLRHLNEVRRILKPHGVYVFRTPNRFHYVALAARLTPHWFHELIANRLRNLPRGSHDPYPTHYRMNSRGAILQAVAAAGLEVDTLRLLEKEPWYGRSSRVLFLTFMLYERVVNRSELLAGFRANLLGVLRRGPSPQNLCTTPTQHRNGLLCAL; encoded by the coding sequence ATGCAGCTTCGACGTGACTGGAGTCGTCCCTCGCTCCGGTCTGACGACCGGTTCCCACTGCACTCGCAAGTCGAGATTCGGTCTTCGTGCGGAAGTCGCCTCGTAGAAATGGAGGAGAAGTCGTGGCAGGAAGTGTATCTGGAGAGATTCTACTCCAGCAAGCCTGGCTGGCTCGACGGCATTACCGAGTTTCACCGGCTGTGTACCGCCTCGATCCCGGCCGGAAGCGCCATCCTGGAAATCGGAAGCGGCCCATCCAACCCGACTTCCCGCTTCTTGAGCACCTTGGGACGAGTGACGGGCGTCGACGTCGATCGGGAGGTGCTCACCAATGATGCTCTCGATACGGCGCTCGTCTTGAGCAACGACACGTATCCCGTCCCCGACGCTGCTTTTGACGCATGCGTGTCCGACTATGTCATCGAACATATGAAGGATCCGCTCCGCCACCTTAACGAAGTGCGTCGGATACTTAAGCCGCACGGTGTCTACGTGTTCCGCACGCCGAACCGGTTCCACTATGTGGCACTTGCGGCCCGGCTCACTCCGCATTGGTTTCACGAGCTCATAGCGAACCGGCTGCGCAACCTTCCTCGCGGAAGCCACGACCCCTACCCTACCCACTACCGGATGAATTCCCGCGGTGCAATCCTGCAGGCGGTTGCCGCGGCAGGCCTTGAAGTCGACACTCTTCGCCTGTTGGAAAAGGAGCCGTGGTACGGGCGTTCCTCCCGCGTGCTGTTTCTCACTTTCATGTTGTACGAGCGGGTGGTTAACCGCTCCGAATTGCTGGCCGGATTCCGCGCCAACCTCCTCGGTGTGCTCCGAAGGGGACCGAGCCCGCAAAACTTATGTACGACGCCGACCCAACACCGGAACGGGCTCCTGTGCGCACTCTGA
- a CDS encoding NAD-dependent epimerase/dehydratase family protein, whose translation MQSYQSLRRQLALEPRTWLVTGVAGFIGCSLLEELLRLDQRVVGLDNFATGQRKNLEQVEATVQPQQWANFRFVGGDIRDLDVCRETVREADYVLHQAALGSVPRSIEDPIRTNQANIDGFLNMLVASRDAGVKRFVFASSSSTYGDHPDLPKTEGRIGKPLSPYAVTKYANELYAAVFAKTYGVEAVGLRYFNIFGPHQDPNGPYAAVIPKWTSAMLHGEPVHINGDGDTSRDFCYIANAVQANILAAVRNGAAVNGVYNVAVGESTTLNELYRMIRTELELRVPGLRIAEPEYRDFRGGDVRHSLACIDRARADLGYEPTHRAGEGMKEAMEWYVRNLAVTSASS comes from the coding sequence ATGCAGTCCTATCAAAGTTTGAGGAGGCAACTTGCTTTGGAGCCGCGGACGTGGCTTGTCACCGGGGTTGCGGGCTTCATTGGCTGCAGCCTGCTCGAGGAGTTGCTGAGGCTGGATCAGCGGGTTGTCGGACTCGACAACTTCGCGACCGGACAGAGAAAAAATCTGGAGCAGGTCGAAGCCACCGTGCAACCGCAGCAGTGGGCGAACTTTCGCTTCGTGGGCGGCGACATACGAGATCTGGATGTCTGCCGGGAAACAGTTCGTGAAGCGGATTACGTTCTCCATCAGGCCGCTCTTGGTTCGGTCCCGCGTTCTATCGAGGATCCCATCCGTACCAATCAGGCGAACATTGACGGGTTTCTCAACATGCTGGTGGCGTCCCGCGACGCGGGTGTGAAGCGCTTCGTGTTCGCCTCTTCAAGCTCGACCTATGGTGATCACCCCGACCTGCCAAAGACAGAGGGCAGGATCGGCAAGCCCCTCTCTCCGTACGCCGTCACGAAGTACGCGAACGAGCTATACGCCGCCGTATTCGCGAAGACATACGGCGTGGAAGCGGTCGGACTGCGATACTTCAATATCTTTGGACCTCACCAGGACCCGAACGGACCGTACGCCGCAGTAATTCCCAAGTGGACGTCAGCCATGCTCCACGGGGAGCCGGTCCATATCAACGGGGATGGCGACACCAGCCGTGACTTCTGCTACATCGCAAACGCCGTGCAGGCCAACATCCTCGCCGCGGTGAGGAATGGAGCAGCGGTCAACGGCGTATATAACGTCGCAGTTGGTGAATCTACGACCCTGAACGAGCTCTATCGCATGATCAGGACTGAGCTCGAATTGCGAGTACCGGGTCTGCGGATCGCCGAGCCTGAGTATCGTGATTTTCGTGGTGGGGACGTGCGCCATTCGCTGGCGTGTATCGACCGGGCCAGGGCAGATCTGGGATATGAGCCGACCCACCGGGCCGGTGAGGGGATGAAAGAGGCCATGGAGTGGTATGTCCGCAATCTTGCGGTCACGAGTGCGTCTTCGTAA
- a CDS encoding asparagine synthase C-terminal domain-containing protein, with protein MAHWNVPRLNASGESGEADEGALLHELESLLEDAVSRQSVADIPVGVLLSGGVDSSLVTAMAVRAIPKVKTFTIRFLGHGAYDETEHARLIARHFGTEHLELTAGDSTLDLLSILARQFDEPIVDSSMIPTYLVSRLVREHCTVALGGDGGDELFGG; from the coding sequence ATGGCGCACTGGAACGTTCCTCGGCTGAACGCATCGGGGGAGTCAGGCGAGGCTGACGAGGGCGCACTTCTCCATGAGCTGGAATCCTTGCTTGAGGACGCGGTGTCTCGCCAGTCGGTAGCCGATATCCCGGTTGGGGTCCTGCTCAGCGGTGGCGTGGACTCCAGTCTGGTGACCGCAATGGCGGTGCGGGCCATCCCCAAGGTGAAAACGTTCACAATACGTTTTCTGGGTCATGGCGCATACGACGAGACGGAACATGCGCGGCTGATCGCGCGGCACTTCGGCACGGAGCACTTGGAGTTGACGGCCGGAGATTCCACATTGGATCTCCTTTCGATTCTGGCACGGCAGTTCGATGAGCCCATTGTGGATTCATCGATGATTCCCACTTATCTGGTCAGTCGGCTTGTTCGCGAGCATTGCACAGTGGCGCTCGGCGGAGACGGTGGCGACGAGCTGTTTGGCGGATAG
- a CDS encoding asparagine synthase-related protein, whose product MPKASGNGGFLIRGTCFKGQPEWTSKNFLPSDILVKVDRASMLNSLEVRSPLLDYRLIEFAFGKVPSRLKTTANSRKVLLKTLATRLLPPEFDRHRKRGFEIPLAWWLSSGAWLAFFREVLLGSSHNLFNRKVASELLEGQARGRMNGERLFALVMFELWSWEYRVTVRLSGAGSTWRELTGSKCYN is encoded by the coding sequence TTGCCGAAGGCGTCTGGAAACGGCGGATTCCTGATTCGCGGGACCTGCTTCAAAGGGCAACCCGAATGGACTTCGAAAAACTTTCTGCCCAGCGATATCCTGGTGAAAGTAGATCGTGCAAGCATGCTCAACTCGCTCGAGGTACGGTCGCCTTTGTTGGACTATCGCCTGATCGAGTTTGCCTTTGGCAAAGTTCCATCGCGGCTCAAAACCACTGCCAACAGTCGTAAAGTCCTCTTGAAAACGCTCGCCACCCGGCTTTTGCCGCCGGAGTTCGACCGTCACCGAAAGCGTGGATTCGAGATTCCCCTTGCTTGGTGGCTTAGCTCGGGTGCCTGGCTCGCGTTCTTCAGGGAGGTTCTGCTGGGCTCCAGCCATAACCTGTTCAATCGTAAAGTGGCGAGCGAATTGCTTGAGGGTCAGGCAAGGGGTCGGATGAACGGCGAAAGACTTTTCGCGCTTGTAATGTTCGAATTGTGGAGTTGGGAATACCGCGTCACTGTGAGACTATCCGGTGCGGGCTCCACTTGGCGCGAGTTGACCGGGAGCAAGTGTTATAATTAG
- a CDS encoding carbamoyltransferase C-terminal domain-containing protein, which translates to MSVILGINTFHAGSSAAVIVDGEPVVALAEERLNRVKYFAGFPKLAIRKCLEVANLDFSDLDAIAVGADTSANRHQKVGFALRNPSKLLNFARMRMKKKTFDDMKSLVANECEVDPAMLNFRTFNIEHHLAHTASAYFASEWEDSAAITIDGSGDFVSCLLSRCTGSEIRPLKQVFVPHSLGTLYTAVCQFIGYPKYGDEGKVMGLAPLGSDVYETFFEKMLNTTADGFELNPAYFLPFGSDQGREITESGEMVVHRLYSDLFIKEFGEPREPYTEITQRDMDLAFGIQRIFEKYYSYMLNSLHSIVPTERVSMAGGCVLNSVANGKALLETPFRETCIQPAAGDDGLALGAALYVSNCVLKEKKRWVMRNAYLGPDYSDSFVKSELDRYKIEYRELDRENLLDTTADEIKHGNVVGWFQGRMEWGPRALGNRSILAHPGYPNMKDILNARIKHRESFRPFAPSVLVERQSDLFEQDHPSPFMLHVYKIRPEWRERLSAVNHVDDTGRLQTVAREENPLYYDLIRAFDSKTGIPVILNTSFNENEPIVCEPSEAIECFLRTKMDTLVIGSFFCKKV; encoded by the coding sequence ATGAGCGTAATTCTAGGGATTAACACGTTTCACGCCGGGTCTTCGGCGGCGGTTATCGTTGACGGCGAACCCGTCGTCGCACTTGCCGAAGAACGGCTGAACCGCGTCAAATATTTCGCAGGATTTCCGAAACTGGCTATTCGAAAGTGCCTGGAAGTTGCAAATCTGGATTTCTCGGATCTCGATGCGATCGCCGTGGGCGCTGACACCTCGGCAAATCGCCATCAAAAGGTCGGATTTGCTCTCCGAAACCCTTCAAAGCTTCTGAACTTCGCCAGGATGCGGATGAAGAAGAAGACATTTGACGATATGAAGTCGCTGGTCGCGAACGAATGCGAAGTAGATCCCGCAATGCTCAACTTTCGAACGTTCAACATCGAACACCATCTTGCTCATACTGCGAGTGCTTATTTTGCCTCCGAATGGGAAGACTCGGCCGCAATAACGATTGACGGTTCGGGCGATTTCGTCTCGTGCCTGCTCAGCCGCTGCACCGGCAGTGAGATCCGTCCCCTGAAGCAGGTTTTTGTCCCGCATTCCCTCGGCACGCTCTACACGGCTGTTTGCCAGTTTATCGGTTATCCGAAATACGGCGACGAAGGCAAGGTCATGGGCCTTGCACCGCTCGGCAGCGACGTTTACGAAACGTTCTTCGAGAAAATGCTCAACACAACCGCAGACGGTTTCGAACTGAATCCCGCGTATTTTCTGCCGTTCGGTTCAGATCAGGGCAGAGAGATCACGGAGTCCGGCGAGATGGTTGTCCACCGGCTTTACTCCGATCTGTTCATAAAGGAGTTTGGCGAACCGCGTGAGCCTTACACGGAGATCACTCAGCGTGATATGGACCTGGCATTCGGAATTCAGAGAATATTTGAGAAATACTATTCGTATATGCTCAATTCGCTGCACTCGATTGTTCCGACCGAACGTGTCTCAATGGCCGGCGGATGTGTCTTAAACAGCGTTGCGAACGGGAAAGCCCTTCTTGAGACCCCGTTTCGCGAAACCTGTATTCAGCCCGCAGCCGGTGACGACGGCCTTGCACTCGGTGCCGCACTCTATGTAAGCAACTGCGTTCTCAAAGAAAAGAAGCGTTGGGTGATGAGAAACGCGTATCTCGGTCCCGATTATTCCGATAGTTTTGTTAAATCGGAGCTGGACAGATATAAGATCGAATACCGCGAGCTTGACCGGGAGAACCTGCTCGACACTACCGCCGACGAGATAAAGCACGGGAATGTCGTCGGCTGGTTTCAGGGGCGCATGGAATGGGGCCCGAGAGCGTTGGGCAACCGTTCGATTCTCGCTCATCCCGGATATCCGAACATGAAGGACATCCTGAACGCCCGCATCAAGCACCGTGAATCGTTCAGGCCGTTCGCGCCCTCCGTGCTGGTCGAACGCCAGAGCGACCTGTTCGAACAGGACCATCCTTCGCCGTTTATGCTGCACGTCTACAAGATACGTCCCGAATGGCGTGAGCGACTTTCCGCCGTCAATCACGTCGATGACACCGGTCGGCTTCAGACCGTGGCACGCGAGGAAAACCCGCTTTATTACGATCTGATAAGGGCCTTCGATTCGAAAACGGGTATTCCTGTGATCCTGAATACGAGTTTTAACGAGAACGAGCCGATCGTGTGCGAGCCTTCGGAGGCGATCGAATGTTTTCTTCGCACAAAGATGGACACGCTCGTTATCGGTTCGTTTTTCTGTAAGAAGGTGTAA